In one window of Poriferisphaera corsica DNA:
- a CDS encoding metallophosphoesterase family protein, with protein sequence MRNPNQRILYITDTHVGANLKDGYYMQGRCTDEWEAIIDVLRGYIADQKIDMVLHGGDLVDTADEQIIALAAKSMRSLGVPVTMCFGNHDLDHVDARKSWYKIASDLLPQGTHTGGICGDKINVFVISHHYASNNPPHYWDMKRTDAQIPVIDETQRATLELFVAASDKPVIIVTHCPVHGISAEQTGDTEFHPANKAYANYLYSLAAQSGNVPLILSAHNHVSSVQRHLGFVTMTTGGLTEVPCSARLLTIDDEKIKIEQVDFAGQLGLLGKIDESKKWVAGMAKDRCIEIDIKSNDDTGDMLSELLPMI encoded by the coding sequence ATGAGAAATCCTAATCAGCGCATACTCTATATTACAGACACGCATGTTGGTGCGAATCTTAAGGATGGGTACTACATGCAAGGCCGATGTACTGATGAATGGGAGGCGATTATAGATGTTCTGCGCGGATATATTGCAGATCAGAAAATTGATATGGTTTTGCATGGCGGAGATTTAGTAGATACCGCGGATGAACAGATCATAGCGCTTGCAGCAAAATCTATGCGATCATTGGGCGTGCCCGTCACGATGTGTTTTGGTAACCATGACCTGGATCATGTAGATGCTAGAAAATCTTGGTACAAAATTGCTTCAGACCTCCTACCACAAGGCACTCATACTGGTGGCATCTGCGGTGATAAGATAAATGTATTTGTGATTAGCCATCATTATGCTTCAAATAATCCACCACATTACTGGGATATGAAGCGAACGGATGCGCAAATACCTGTCATTGATGAGACACAGCGTGCGACATTGGAGTTGTTCGTCGCTGCCTCGGATAAGCCTGTAATAATCGTCACGCACTGCCCTGTGCATGGTATTAGTGCTGAGCAAACCGGCGATACTGAATTCCACCCAGCCAATAAGGCGTATGCGAATTATCTATATAGTTTGGCGGCGCAAAGCGGAAATGTGCCGTTGATCCTTTCTGCACACAACCATGTAAGTTCTGTTCAAAGACATCTGGGATTTGTCACAATGACGACAGGCGGATTAACGGAAGTGCCCTGCTCTGCTCGTTTATTGACGATTGATGATGAAAAAATAAAGATTGAGCAGGTTGATTTTGCAGGGCAATTGGGCCTGCTTGGAAAAATTGATGAATCGAAAAAATGGGTGGCGGGTATGGCTAAAGATCGTTGTATAGAAATTGATATTAAGTCGAATGATGACACAGGGGACATGCTGTCTGAACTGTTACCCATGATATAA
- a CDS encoding alpha/beta hydrolase — protein MPEVLEWTLEGADGEVIIGNTHLPMTDEPLGVLILCHGFKGYKDYGFMPRLAMEGAETGFVVHRFNFSHSGMTNKIETFERADLFEKDTWGKQIDDLKTVIGAVECGDLEGMGLPLVVFGHSRGGMTATLTVSEILNEDVDELGRSICGLITGAAPSYACFLSVGELEEIRTNGKVLSPSGRTGEDLYVGLGWLEEIEAEAKRFDPIRAMRKMRCPVCILHGTEDNTVPMKCAHELADGAGERAMRVIIPKADHVFCSPNPLGENDAIPAITHTFISDVVKFAENCVRG, from the coding sequence ATGCCTGAGGTTTTGGAGTGGACGTTGGAGGGGGCCGATGGCGAAGTGATTATTGGGAATACACATTTGCCCATGACGGATGAGCCGCTGGGGGTATTAATTTTGTGCCACGGGTTTAAGGGGTACAAGGATTATGGGTTCATGCCACGGCTTGCGATGGAAGGGGCAGAGACGGGGTTTGTGGTACATCGATTTAATTTTTCTCATTCGGGAATGACGAACAAGATTGAAACGTTTGAACGAGCGGATCTTTTTGAGAAAGATACGTGGGGCAAGCAGATTGATGATTTAAAAACGGTCATAGGCGCGGTCGAATGCGGGGATTTGGAAGGGATGGGATTGCCGCTGGTTGTATTTGGGCATAGCCGCGGGGGCATGACTGCAACACTCACGGTATCTGAAATACTAAATGAAGATGTGGATGAGCTGGGACGATCTATTTGCGGATTGATTACAGGTGCGGCCCCATCATATGCATGTTTTTTGAGTGTGGGCGAATTGGAAGAGATTCGGACGAATGGCAAAGTTTTGTCGCCGTCTGGGCGAACTGGAGAAGACTTGTATGTGGGGTTAGGCTGGCTAGAAGAAATTGAGGCTGAAGCAAAGCGGTTTGATCCGATACGAGCGATGCGGAAGATGCGTTGCCCGGTGTGTATTTTGCATGGAACGGAAGACAACACTGTGCCGATGAAGTGTGCGCATGAGTTGGCTGATGGCGCGGGCGAACGAGCGATGCGGGTGATCATTCCGAAAGCAGATCATGTTTTCTGCAGCCCAAATCCTCTGGGTGAAAATGATGCGATTCCTGCCATCACACATACGTTTATTTCGGATGTCGTGAAGTTTGCGGAAAACTGCGTCAGAGGCTGA
- a CDS encoding isocitrate/isopropylmalate dehydrogenase family protein — protein sequence MSSKYPVVLIAGDGIGPEVSDAVVEVLKAAGAPLEWISCDAGLAALGKGKDVMPEETLDAVKKHHVALKGPCTTPVGKGFTSVNVQLRKKLNLFAAIRPVRSLDGVPTRYEDVDLVIVRENTEGLYSGVENRITSNVVTTLKIATVEGTERIAKRAFEYVQKRGRKKLTVFHKANIMKMSDGLFLDSVAKLHKDFSDVPYDTQIIDAGCMKLVQDPTKFDVLLMENFYGDVVSDLAAGLVGGLGVVPGSNIGFEDAVFEAVHGSAPDIAGKGIANPLALLMSSVMMLNHMYEKYGDKQIHAAAESIKAAYNKALSDGEKTGDLGGSLGTQEFAKAVISRLS from the coding sequence ATGTCGAGCAAGTATCCGGTCGTATTGATTGCTGGTGACGGTATTGGGCCAGAGGTTTCTGATGCAGTGGTTGAGGTCCTGAAGGCGGCGGGAGCGCCGTTGGAATGGATTTCGTGTGATGCTGGCTTGGCGGCATTGGGCAAAGGTAAGGATGTGATGCCGGAAGAAACGCTGGATGCGGTGAAGAAGCATCATGTGGCGCTAAAGGGGCCATGTACAACGCCGGTTGGGAAGGGTTTCACATCGGTGAACGTGCAATTGAGAAAGAAGCTGAATTTGTTTGCTGCGATTCGGCCGGTGCGGTCGCTGGACGGTGTGCCTACACGTTATGAAGATGTGGATTTGGTGATCGTGCGTGAAAACACGGAAGGGTTGTATTCGGGTGTTGAGAATCGAATCACATCAAATGTTGTGACGACACTGAAAATTGCAACGGTTGAAGGAACTGAACGGATTGCGAAGCGTGCATTTGAGTATGTGCAGAAGCGTGGCCGCAAGAAACTGACGGTGTTCCATAAAGCGAACATTATGAAGATGTCGGATGGTTTGTTCTTGGATTCTGTGGCTAAGTTGCACAAGGATTTTTCAGATGTGCCATACGACACACAGATTATTGATGCGGGCTGCATGAAGCTGGTACAGGACCCGACGAAGTTCGATGTGCTTCTGATGGAAAATTTTTATGGTGACGTTGTGAGTGACCTGGCTGCGGGTTTGGTGGGCGGCCTAGGCGTCGTGCCGGGCTCGAATATTGGGTTTGAAGATGCGGTGTTTGAGGCGGTTCATGGCTCGGCACCGGATATTGCAGGCAAAGGGATTGCGAATCCATTGGCGCTACTGATGTCGAGTGTGATGATGCTGAATCATATGTATGAGAAATACGGTGACAAGCAGATACACGCGGCAGCGGAATCGATCAAAGCGGCGTATAACAAAGCGTTGTCGGATGGCGAAAAAACTGGGGACTTGGGCGGTTCGCTAGGGACGCAGGAATTTGCGAAAGCAGTGATCAGTCGCCTGTCATAA
- a CDS encoding cupin domain-containing protein — protein MFVKSPEQVKSVEMDMPGVKGVTMQLMIGREDGAPNFAMRLFTVEANGHTPLHSHNYEHEVMVVSGEGQVTGGVDGGTIRPIKGGDVIFMPANETHQFRNTGSGELKFMCLVPVSFDCGKGECAVTPGS, from the coding sequence ATGTTTGTAAAGAGCCCGGAACAAGTAAAAAGTGTTGAGATGGATATGCCCGGTGTTAAGGGTGTGACGATGCAGTTGATGATTGGGCGCGAAGATGGAGCACCGAATTTCGCGATGCGTTTATTTACTGTTGAGGCGAATGGGCATACGCCGCTACATTCACATAATTATGAACATGAGGTGATGGTGGTGAGTGGTGAGGGGCAAGTGACGGGTGGTGTGGATGGGGGGACGATCCGGCCGATTAAGGGTGGGGATGTAATTTTCATGCCTGCGAACGAGACACACCAGTTCCGAAATACAGGGAGTGGTGAACTGAAATTTATGTGTTTGGTGCCTGTGAGTTTTGATTGTGGCAAGGGTGAGTGTGCGGTGACGCCGGGGAGCTGA
- the dapF gene encoding diaminopimelate epimerase, with translation MQFTKMHGIGNDYVYVNGFEETVEQPEELAQVIADRHFGVGGDGLILLLPADKDVEADCRMRMFNSDGSESEMCGNGVRCVCKLAHDRGVVKANPMKIQTGAGVLTLAYTLDDEGMVSEVTVDMGEPIYVAEQVPVLPKHMKETDEPHTFVLEFLDTGELFTATMVSMGNPHATIFVPDVHAIDLERIGPKLENHPAFPNRMNIHFVQHHSPDEVTMRTWERGSGITLACGTGASAVCVSGVLDGRNDKKILAHLPGGDLTLDWREDGHLYMTGTATEVFRGDWPE, from the coding sequence ATGCAGTTCACAAAGATGCACGGTATTGGCAACGATTATGTGTATGTCAATGGTTTTGAAGAAACCGTTGAGCAGCCTGAAGAGTTAGCTCAGGTTATAGCAGACAGACACTTTGGTGTTGGTGGTGATGGTCTGATTTTGCTGCTTCCTGCGGATAAGGATGTGGAGGCAGACTGCCGTATGAGAATGTTTAATTCGGATGGCTCTGAATCTGAGATGTGTGGTAACGGGGTAAGATGTGTATGCAAACTGGCACATGATCGCGGAGTTGTAAAAGCGAATCCGATGAAAATTCAGACAGGTGCTGGCGTATTAACGTTGGCATATACACTGGACGATGAGGGTATGGTCAGCGAAGTGACGGTGGACATGGGTGAACCGATTTATGTAGCTGAGCAAGTACCAGTTCTGCCAAAGCATATGAAAGAAACGGATGAGCCTCATACATTTGTGCTGGAGTTTTTAGATACTGGGGAATTGTTCACAGCGACGATGGTGAGTATGGGCAATCCACATGCGACGATTTTCGTGCCTGATGTTCATGCAATTGATCTAGAACGGATTGGCCCGAAACTAGAGAACCACCCGGCGTTTCCAAACAGAATGAATATTCATTTTGTGCAACATCATTCACCTGATGAAGTTACGATGCGAACATGGGAACGCGGCTCAGGCATTACGCTTGCTTGCGGCACTGGAGCATCTGCTGTCTGCGTTTCAGGCGTATTAGATGGCCGAAATGACAAAAAAATTCTGGCACACTTGCCGGGCGGCGATCTCACATTAGATTGGCGTGAAGATGGCCATTTGTATATGACGGGTACTGCGACAGAAGTGTTCCGGGGTGATTGGCCGGAGTAA
- the sppA gene encoding signal peptide peptidase SppA, with amino-acid sequence MTNNPTPPPAGDQPSSRPPISGLGTNTPPTPPSNIPQVIIQPPKEGGKFINRIVKSLLIFSIFLNFYMGWIIYASIQSGPYEKLYLEGSQSNRIVILPISGTVDYDMYDFVRKSLEQLAKDKPKAIVLRVNSGGGYVNASDQIWHQIAKFKEEHKIPIIASFAGVAASGAYYVSAPADAIVIERTGLTGSIGVIAQAFTVDGLMTKIGVTPKIVTSTDSVDKDELSMFREWTPKDYEFITHILDNAYEQFVSVVYEGRKSITFDGKTRTLTEEQVRELATGKVYTATEALENGLVDEIGYLDRAIEVAATQAQIPSTIKPHVTQMTAPKAGLLSVLGASSQNLPTMDSDRVRSWVTEMSQVRLAYQMQLD; translated from the coding sequence ATGACCAATAATCCCACACCCCCCCCAGCAGGCGACCAGCCATCCTCACGCCCACCCATCTCAGGTCTGGGTACAAACACACCTCCGACGCCGCCATCAAACATCCCACAAGTGATCATTCAGCCCCCCAAAGAGGGCGGCAAATTCATCAACCGCATCGTTAAATCACTCCTCATCTTTTCCATATTCCTCAACTTCTACATGGGCTGGATTATCTATGCGTCCATTCAATCAGGCCCATACGAAAAACTTTACCTGGAAGGCTCACAAAGCAACCGTATCGTCATTCTCCCCATCTCAGGCACTGTTGATTACGACATGTACGATTTCGTTCGAAAATCACTCGAACAACTCGCCAAAGACAAACCCAAAGCCATCGTGCTACGCGTCAACTCAGGCGGCGGATACGTCAACGCTTCAGACCAAATTTGGCATCAAATCGCAAAATTTAAAGAAGAACACAAAATCCCCATTATCGCCTCCTTTGCAGGCGTTGCCGCCTCAGGTGCTTATTACGTCTCTGCACCCGCCGATGCCATCGTCATCGAGCGTACCGGTCTCACCGGCTCCATCGGGGTCATCGCCCAAGCTTTCACCGTCGACGGCCTCATGACCAAAATCGGAGTCACACCCAAAATCGTCACATCAACCGATTCTGTCGACAAAGATGAGCTTTCCATGTTCCGTGAATGGACACCTAAAGACTACGAATTCATCACACACATCCTCGACAACGCCTACGAGCAATTCGTCAGCGTCGTTTATGAAGGCCGCAAATCCATCACTTTTGATGGCAAAACTCGCACACTAACCGAAGAACAAGTTCGTGAGCTCGCCACAGGCAAGGTTTACACCGCCACTGAAGCCCTCGAAAACGGCCTCGTCGATGAAATCGGCTATCTGGACCGTGCTATCGAGGTTGCCGCTACACAAGCTCAGATACCCAGCACAATCAAGCCTCACGTGACTCAGATGACCGCCCCCAAAGCTGGCCTGCTCTCGGTACTCGGTGCATCCTCTCAGAATCTCCCCACGATGGATTCAGATCGTGTTCGGTCATGGGTCACCGAGATGTCCCAAGTGCGACTTGCCTACCAAATGCAGCTCGATTGA
- a CDS encoding LarC family nickel insertion protein, giving the protein MSRHLHIDAFSGIAGDMFLGALIDLGVDAGEIEQSLRQLPVEKEWELSVKRVSRHGIGAIDLKVLTGENKHSHHHDEQGHHHHHHTNYHDIMHMIDHLDTTERGKDKARRVVTLLGESEARVHETTLDKIHFHEVGAVDSIVDMLGSVVALELLGVDSLSCGVLPMSRGFVKCDHGVMPVPAPATAYLLEGLATIGVDRKGELVTPTGAALVKGLCEEFGAQPGMMIDGVGYGAGDREDPEIPNLLRLFVGERVGAKRLMPTIESA; this is encoded by the coding sequence ATGAGCAGACATCTACACATTGACGCGTTTTCGGGCATTGCTGGTGATATGTTTTTAGGAGCATTGATTGATTTGGGTGTGGACGCAGGGGAAATTGAGCAAAGCCTGCGCCAATTACCGGTTGAAAAAGAATGGGAACTGAGTGTAAAACGTGTATCTCGCCATGGCATTGGGGCGATTGATCTCAAGGTGCTGACGGGTGAGAACAAGCACTCACATCATCATGATGAACAGGGTCATCACCACCATCATCACACAAATTATCATGACATCATGCATATGATCGATCACCTCGATACAACCGAGCGAGGAAAAGACAAGGCGAGGCGAGTCGTGACACTTTTGGGTGAATCTGAGGCGCGCGTACATGAAACGACGCTGGATAAGATTCATTTTCATGAGGTGGGCGCAGTCGATTCAATCGTCGATATGCTTGGCAGTGTTGTTGCGTTAGAGTTGCTGGGAGTTGATAGTTTATCATGCGGCGTTTTGCCGATGTCACGTGGTTTTGTGAAATGTGATCATGGTGTGATGCCTGTACCTGCACCAGCGACGGCTTATTTACTAGAGGGATTGGCGACGATTGGAGTAGATCGAAAAGGTGAACTGGTTACGCCAACAGGCGCAGCTCTGGTCAAAGGACTGTGCGAAGAATTTGGGGCGCAGCCTGGGATGATGATTGATGGTGTTGGGTATGGCGCGGGCGATCGTGAAGATCCTGAGATACCCAATCTTTTGCGTTTATTTGTTGGAGAGCGAGTGGGCGCAAAGCGATTAATGCCAACGATCGAATCCGCATAA
- the accC gene encoding acetyl-CoA carboxylase biotin carboxylase subunit: MFSRILIANRGEIAVRIIRAAQELGIETVAVYSEADKDSKHVRMADQAICIGPPAPNESYLNISRIIAAAEVTGAQAIHPGYGFLAENAHFADVCRECNIEFIGPSAEAMRLLGDKVECKKLAIKQRVPTSPGSKGAVESEDKAVTIANEIGYPVMIKAAAGGGGRGMRLAHDDNSLRQGMRAAIAEAENAFGNGTVYLEKFIDRARHVEVQIIGDKHGNVVHLYERDCSMQRRKQKLIEEAPCPVLDKTERDKICKAAARLCKAAGYYSAGTVEFLMDSNKQFYLMEVNTRVQVEHPVSEAITGVDIVKTQIRIAAGEELGFEQKDIKPNGHAIELRINAEDARNNFIPCAGLVDFFDPPGGIGIRLDTHVITGYRIPPNYDSMIAKLIGHAKTRDEVIILLRRALREFEIAPIKTTIPLHEDLLTDEGFLTSNVDINYVERLLEIE, encoded by the coding sequence ATGTTCTCACGTATTTTGATAGCAAACCGTGGCGAGATTGCCGTTCGTATTATCCGAGCAGCGCAAGAGCTCGGCATCGAAACAGTAGCGGTTTACTCCGAAGCCGATAAAGATTCCAAGCACGTCCGCATGGCGGATCAGGCAATTTGCATCGGCCCGCCAGCACCAAACGAGTCTTATCTGAACATCTCACGCATCATCGCAGCCGCCGAAGTGACCGGCGCACAAGCGATTCATCCCGGCTACGGTTTTCTCGCTGAAAACGCGCATTTTGCCGACGTATGCCGAGAATGTAACATTGAATTCATTGGCCCGTCCGCTGAAGCAATGCGATTGCTCGGTGACAAAGTCGAGTGTAAAAAACTTGCCATAAAACAGCGTGTTCCTACCTCACCCGGCTCAAAGGGTGCAGTTGAATCTGAAGATAAAGCTGTAACGATCGCCAACGAAATCGGCTACCCAGTGATGATCAAGGCTGCCGCAGGTGGTGGTGGACGAGGCATGCGTTTAGCTCATGACGATAACTCACTTCGTCAAGGCATGCGTGCAGCTATCGCGGAAGCGGAAAATGCTTTTGGCAATGGTACCGTTTATCTCGAAAAATTTATCGACCGTGCCCGTCATGTCGAGGTGCAAATCATCGGCGATAAACATGGTAATGTTGTGCATCTCTATGAACGAGATTGTTCAATGCAGCGGCGTAAGCAAAAACTTATTGAAGAAGCACCATGCCCAGTCCTCGACAAAACTGAACGAGACAAAATTTGCAAAGCCGCAGCACGTTTATGTAAAGCCGCGGGATATTACTCTGCTGGAACCGTTGAATTTCTAATGGATAGTAATAAGCAATTCTATCTGATGGAAGTGAATACCCGTGTGCAAGTTGAGCATCCTGTTTCCGAAGCCATTACCGGTGTCGATATCGTAAAAACTCAAATCCGTATCGCTGCTGGCGAAGAACTTGGCTTTGAGCAGAAAGATATCAAGCCCAATGGACACGCCATCGAATTGCGTATCAATGCAGAAGATGCTCGCAATAACTTCATTCCATGTGCAGGTTTGGTAGATTTCTTTGACCCGCCAGGTGGTATCGGTATTCGTCTCGATACACATGTCATCACAGGTTATCGTATCCCTCCGAACTACGACTCGATGATCGCCAAGCTTATCGGCCATGCAAAAACACGAGACGAAGTTATTATTTTATTGAGGCGCGCTCTGCGAGAATTTGAAATCGCGCCAATCAAAACTACGATCCCATTACATGAAGATTTGTTGACTGATGAAGGGTTTTTAACTTCAAACGTTGATATTAATTATGTTGAGCGGCTTCTAGAAATTGAATGA
- a CDS encoding M48 family metallopeptidase: MMHVLMIVLVLLIFLNDSLEIPDSHSRWFVVLIWLISLSVLGFGYWLFCKIIHRRLKRHDSRLLGQLDRINMIFRLIGVGLACGVMLAGVLNFLRDLMGNVYFLPDALFLMPTICLFIWGWLCQYPIDQQLKEASLIRCVDDGDSVYEFPNRYHFLLNHLRHEMLIVLLPLLLILLWAETTEFTILPWIYGADWQEESQGVAWLLNDIAEVGSVITLTGGVVIFVLSPMIVRWAWDTEKLVDGTVRERILALCKTHQVNISEVLLWRTAGTMINAAVIGAVSKLRYILLSDALLDRMPTRELEAVMAHEIAHIRKKHILFLLIAAINLIGLLELLFNLIGEGIHQIIVRITGHTDIDVLELQLNDIIILFGLGATLIGWFILFGYVSRLAERQADTFGAVHMTRVLENDWEDENCVSRAGAGTMISALQLVADLNHIPTKKNNWRHGSIEKRQDYLRSIVGQQIDELIVDRQIRFLKYVCIFLLVLMSAGYWYLGG, translated from the coding sequence ATGATGCACGTGTTAATGATTGTGCTGGTCTTGTTAATATTCTTGAATGATTCACTAGAAATTCCTGATTCGCATTCACGTTGGTTTGTCGTATTAATTTGGCTCATATCACTAAGTGTATTGGGGTTTGGGTATTGGTTGTTCTGCAAGATTATTCATCGACGCTTGAAACGTCATGACAGTCGATTGCTAGGTCAACTAGATCGTATAAATATGATTTTTCGTTTGATTGGAGTAGGCCTTGCATGTGGCGTGATGCTTGCTGGTGTATTGAATTTTTTAAGAGATTTGATGGGGAATGTGTATTTTTTGCCGGATGCTTTGTTTTTAATGCCGACAATCTGTCTGTTTATTTGGGGGTGGTTGTGCCAATATCCAATTGATCAACAGCTAAAAGAAGCCTCGCTTATACGTTGTGTTGATGATGGCGATAGCGTGTATGAATTCCCCAATCGTTATCATTTTTTATTGAATCATTTGCGACATGAAATGTTGATTGTATTGTTGCCATTACTACTGATTTTGCTTTGGGCGGAAACGACTGAATTTACTATCTTACCTTGGATATATGGCGCGGATTGGCAAGAAGAATCTCAAGGTGTCGCGTGGCTGTTAAATGACATCGCTGAGGTTGGATCGGTTATTACGTTAACAGGTGGTGTTGTAATATTCGTGCTTTCGCCAATGATCGTGCGATGGGCTTGGGACACGGAGAAGCTTGTAGACGGTACTGTTCGCGAAAGAATATTAGCGTTATGCAAAACACATCAAGTGAATATTTCTGAGGTTTTGCTTTGGCGGACAGCAGGGACAATGATCAATGCGGCAGTCATTGGAGCTGTCTCAAAATTACGTTACATTTTATTGAGTGACGCGTTATTGGATCGCATGCCGACACGAGAATTGGAAGCGGTGATGGCTCATGAAATCGCCCATATTCGCAAGAAGCACATTTTATTTCTGCTCATAGCGGCGATAAACCTAATCGGGCTACTTGAATTGCTTTTTAATTTGATTGGCGAAGGTATACACCAAATCATTGTGAGGATAACGGGGCATACTGATATAGATGTGCTTGAGTTGCAATTGAATGACATTATTATTCTATTTGGTCTTGGTGCAACATTGATTGGCTGGTTCATACTGTTTGGTTATGTTTCAAGACTCGCGGAAAGACAAGCGGATACTTTTGGTGCTGTGCATATGACCCGTGTGCTGGAAAACGATTGGGAAGACGAAAACTGTGTTAGCCGAGCTGGTGCGGGGACAATGATATCGGCATTACAGCTGGTCGCTGACTTGAATCATATTCCGACAAAAAAGAATAATTGGCGGCATGGCTCGATTGAGAAACGCCAGGACTATTTACGTTCGATCGTCGGGCAGCAAATTGACGAGTTGATCGTGGATCGCCAAATACGTTTCTTGAAATATGTGTGTATATTTTTGCTTGTACTTATGTCTGCAGGGTATTGGTATTTGGGAGGTTAG
- a CDS encoding ABC transporter permease, protein MTQEMQQTAEAGVEQEVVLDEAEKQEERKASRPLRAQTLLAGAVVMLVITLLIVAFISAVVLDGRYGMDRVVAVYTPGSMVFIYTAMLLPALLTGVIGVALLIMGSLRAGIWGNEAKRMAEMQTEMMQRLDEMNDRLLLSETAKKIAYRWHDVDALRKSIREDINAKRFDAALALIGEMSESYGHVEESENFRDEIHAARRAEMESKITVAITQIEKVLDENDYEKAMQDARRLMRLYPESERAKAMPERVADARDDYKNQVEREFLVAAGKDDVNRAMDLLKVLDVYLTPSEAEPLREVARGVIGKLRDNLGVQFKMAVHDGEWRAAVKVGGQLVEEFPNTRMAAEVRGLMDELKKRVGEMETQGAY, encoded by the coding sequence ATGACGCAAGAGATGCAGCAAACGGCGGAAGCGGGTGTTGAGCAGGAAGTTGTGTTGGACGAAGCGGAGAAGCAGGAAGAGCGGAAGGCGAGCCGGCCGCTACGGGCGCAGACGTTGTTGGCAGGAGCGGTGGTGATGCTGGTCATCACGCTACTGATCGTTGCGTTTATTAGTGCGGTGGTACTGGATGGGCGATATGGAATGGATCGTGTGGTTGCGGTGTATACGCCGGGATCCATGGTGTTTATTTATACAGCGATGTTGTTGCCGGCACTTCTGACGGGGGTGATTGGGGTGGCGCTTTTGATTATGGGAAGTTTGCGGGCTGGGATCTGGGGAAACGAAGCAAAGCGAATGGCAGAGATGCAGACAGAGATGATGCAGCGTTTGGATGAGATGAATGATCGATTGTTATTGAGTGAGACGGCGAAGAAAATTGCGTATCGATGGCATGATGTGGATGCACTGCGAAAATCGATCCGTGAGGATATCAATGCGAAACGATTTGACGCGGCATTAGCGCTGATTGGTGAGATGAGCGAATCGTATGGTCATGTGGAGGAAAGTGAAAATTTCCGTGATGAGATTCATGCGGCAAGGCGTGCTGAGATGGAATCAAAGATCACGGTGGCGATTACGCAGATCGAGAAGGTGCTGGACGAGAATGATTACGAGAAGGCGATGCAGGATGCTCGAAGACTGATGCGGCTGTATCCGGAAAGTGAACGAGCGAAGGCAATGCCTGAGCGGGTGGCGGATGCGCGCGATGATTATAAGAATCAGGTTGAGCGCGAGTTTTTGGTTGCTGCAGGTAAGGATGATGTGAACCGGGCGATGGATTTATTGAAGGTGCTTGATGTGTATTTGACGCCAAGCGAAGCGGAACCGCTGCGTGAGGTTGCGAGAGGTGTGATTGGAAAGTTAAGAGACAATCTGGGCGTACAATTCAAGATGGCGGTCCATGATGGGGAATGGCGAGCAGCGGTGAAGGTTGGCGGGCAGCTGGTTGAAGAATTTCCGAATACGCGGATGGCGGCGGAAGTACGTGGTTTGATGGATGAGCTGAAGAAACGCGTGGGGGAGATGGAGACGCAAGGGGCGTATTGA
- the accB gene encoding acetyl-CoA carboxylase biotin carboxyl carrier protein — protein MTDLKKLKQLVKLMVDNDLVELDIEGESDKVKLKRKIGNDVQFVNAQQAMTQMPAASQMVPAAPASPVSPPAVVAAAEEENLLEIISPMVGSFYTASSPDAKDFISIGDSVTESSVVCIVEAMKVFNEIKAEVKGTVVKRLVENGQAVEFGQPLFLVKPD, from the coding sequence ATGACAGATCTCAAAAAGCTTAAACAGCTCGTCAAACTCATGGTCGACAATGACCTGGTAGAACTCGATATTGAAGGCGAAAGCGACAAAGTAAAGCTCAAAAGAAAAATTGGTAATGACGTTCAATTTGTTAATGCACAACAAGCGATGACGCAGATGCCTGCCGCTTCACAAATGGTGCCCGCTGCACCAGCATCGCCCGTCAGTCCACCTGCTGTTGTTGCCGCCGCAGAAGAAGAGAATCTACTCGAAATTATTTCGCCAATGGTGGGTTCTTTCTACACAGCTTCATCACCCGACGCAAAAGATTTCATATCAATCGGTGACTCTGTTACCGAATCATCTGTTGTCTGTATTGTCGAGGCTATGAAAGTGTTTAATGAAATCAAAGCAGAAGTGAAGGGGACCGTCGTCAAACGTCTTGTAGAGAATGGGCAAGCCGTTGAGTTCGGCCAGCCACTCTTCCTCGTTAAGCCAGACTAA